In a genomic window of Polyangiaceae bacterium:
- a CDS encoding RNA methyltransferase yields the protein MRRRTPHSIFVEQTQRKLLARLAELDQHAIVRELDPLLTAERRARFESVFSQRLDSVTVLMDAPYDPHNGAAVLRSCDAFGVQRLHVVERAGIEFLAAKQVARGSEQWVHVRTYPDSKGALETLAESGHELVATHPQGELLPQDLRHIPRVCLVLGNERDGIHEELSRACRRSVRVPMRGFAESLNVSVTAAILLQHATTGRPGDLSDAELLLLRARAMVLTIDHAAEILLAKGIELSPEIFAPAET from the coding sequence ATGCGACGGCGCACCCCCCACTCGATCTTCGTCGAACAAACTCAGCGTAAGCTCCTCGCTCGCCTCGCCGAGCTCGATCAACACGCCATCGTTCGCGAGCTCGATCCGCTGCTGACGGCCGAGCGCCGAGCGCGTTTCGAGTCCGTGTTTTCCCAGCGCCTCGACTCCGTCACCGTGCTCATGGACGCCCCGTACGATCCGCACAACGGCGCTGCTGTGCTCCGATCGTGCGATGCGTTCGGTGTGCAGCGGCTTCATGTCGTCGAGCGAGCGGGCATCGAGTTTCTTGCGGCGAAGCAAGTCGCTCGTGGATCCGAGCAGTGGGTCCACGTGCGCACGTATCCCGACAGCAAAGGAGCGCTCGAAACGCTTGCAGAGAGCGGTCACGAGCTTGTCGCGACGCACCCCCAGGGCGAGCTCCTTCCCCAGGATTTGCGCCACATCCCGCGGGTTTGTCTCGTCCTCGGCAACGAACGTGATGGCATCCACGAGGAGCTTTCGCGTGCGTGTCGGCGCAGTGTTCGAGTGCCCATGCGAGGCTTTGCAGAGAGCCTCAACGTGAGCGTGACGGCGGCGATTTTGCTCCAGCATGCAACGACGGGGCGACCGGGTGATCTTTCGGATGCCGAGCTGCTTCTTTTGCGAGCGCGCGCGATGGTGCTGACCATCGATCATGCAGCGGAGATCCTGCTGGCGAAGGGCATCGAGCTCAGTCCCGAGATCTTTGCGCCTGCAGAAACGTAA